From the genome of Clostridium sp. BNL1100, one region includes:
- the adhE gene encoding bifunctional acetaldehyde-CoA/alcohol dehydrogenase — protein MAISNSDELLQKLTDIRAAQKVFATFSQAQTDEIFRQAAMAANNARIILAKMAVKETRMGIVEDKVIKNHFASEYIYNKYKDEKTCGVIERDESFGVARVAEPVGVIAAIIPTTNPTSTAIFKALLALKTRNGIIFAPHPRAKKCTVAAAKIILDAAVKAGAPEGIIGWIDEPSVELSQLLMRESDLILATGGPGMVKAAYSSGRPAIGVGPGNTPVIIDETADLMMAVSSILLSKTFDNGVICASEQAVIIMDQVYDAVKKEFIARGAHVLADEETDKVRNIILSNGALNAGIVGQSACKIAEMAGIKVAKDAKVLIGEVESVEKDEPFSHEKLSPILAMYRVSTFEDALKKAVRLIELGGFGHTSVLYTDEIKSRARIDQFGSTMKTGRTIINMPASHGAIGDIFNFKLPPSLTLGCGTWGGNSVSDNVGVRNLLNMKTVAERRENMLWFRVPRKIYYKFGSLGVALRELSSMDKKKAFIVTDKVLFQLGYTNKVTSLLDELEISYKIFSDVEPDPTLSAAKKGADEMESFKPDVIIAVGGGSPMDAAKIMWVLYEHPEVKFEDLALRFMDIRKRVYTFPEMGRKALMISVPTSAGTGSEVTPFAVITDDQTGIKYPLADYELTPNIAIIDAELMVNMPKGLTAASGIDALTHAIEAYVSILATEFTNGLALEAIKLIFTYLPLAYNEGANNIEAREKMAHASTIAGMAFANAFLGICHSMAHKLGAMHHVPHGVANGILIGEVIRFNAVDNPRKQAAFAQYKYPNAKERYAEIADSLKLGGNSVEEKINLLLQAIEDLKNKVNIPKTISEAGVPREKFYETLDEMCESAFDDQCTGANPRYPLICEIKQMYINAFEGTPGKLSDECDEIVCGDQTQGL, from the coding sequence ATGGCGATATCAAATTCTGATGAATTATTACAGAAACTCACTGATATAAGAGCTGCACAAAAAGTATTTGCTACCTTTAGTCAGGCACAGACTGATGAAATATTCAGGCAAGCTGCTATGGCTGCAAACAATGCTAGGATCATCCTTGCCAAAATGGCTGTTAAGGAGACTCGAATGGGCATCGTGGAAGACAAGGTGATTAAAAATCACTTTGCCTCAGAATACATCTACAATAAATATAAGGATGAAAAAACTTGTGGTGTGATTGAAAGGGATGAATCCTTCGGAGTTGCACGAGTTGCAGAACCTGTTGGCGTAATTGCCGCTATCATTCCGACAACGAATCCAACTTCAACAGCAATATTCAAGGCTTTGCTCGCTCTAAAGACTAGGAATGGTATTATTTTTGCCCCCCACCCCAGGGCGAAGAAGTGCACCGTAGCCGCAGCAAAGATTATACTGGATGCCGCCGTTAAGGCAGGTGCCCCGGAAGGAATCATAGGATGGATTGATGAACCTTCCGTTGAACTTTCTCAGCTTCTTATGAGGGAATCAGACTTGATTCTTGCAACAGGTGGACCTGGTATGGTAAAGGCGGCGTATTCATCCGGCCGACCTGCCATTGGTGTAGGCCCGGGGAATACTCCCGTCATCATTGATGAGACAGCCGATTTAATGATGGCAGTAAGCTCGATCCTATTGTCAAAAACCTTCGACAACGGAGTAATCTGCGCTTCTGAACAAGCAGTAATCATTATGGATCAGGTTTATGACGCAGTAAAGAAAGAATTCATTGCACGAGGCGCTCATGTCCTTGCTGATGAAGAAACTGACAAGGTAAGAAATATCATTCTTTCAAACGGTGCGTTGAACGCAGGTATTGTTGGACAAAGTGCCTGCAAGATAGCTGAAATGGCCGGGATAAAAGTAGCAAAAGATGCTAAAGTTCTTATTGGCGAAGTGGAATCCGTTGAAAAAGATGAACCTTTTTCTCATGAAAAGCTTTCTCCCATTCTCGCAATGTATAGAGTAAGCACCTTTGAAGATGCACTAAAAAAAGCAGTCAGGCTTATCGAGCTTGGGGGATTCGGACACACATCTGTGCTTTATACCGATGAAATTAAATCCAGAGCACGAATAGACCAATTCGGGTCTACCATGAAAACAGGACGAACCATTATCAATATGCCTGCCTCCCATGGTGCCATCGGTGACATTTTCAACTTCAAGCTACCACCATCCCTTACCCTTGGTTGCGGTACCTGGGGAGGTAACTCTGTATCAGATAATGTAGGAGTACGCAACCTGCTAAATATGAAAACAGTTGCCGAAAGGAGAGAGAATATGCTCTGGTTTAGAGTCCCGAGGAAAATTTACTACAAATTCGGCAGCCTGGGCGTTGCACTTAGAGAATTATCCAGTATGGATAAAAAAAAGGCCTTCATAGTAACCGATAAGGTTCTGTTCCAATTAGGCTACACCAATAAGGTCACAAGTTTGCTTGATGAGCTTGAAATAAGCTACAAGATATTTTCTGATGTGGAACCGGATCCAACCCTTTCAGCAGCAAAAAAGGGTGCCGATGAAATGGAAAGCTTCAAACCCGATGTTATTATTGCAGTTGGCGGCGGTTCACCAATGGATGCTGCTAAAATCATGTGGGTGCTTTATGAACATCCTGAAGTCAAGTTTGAAGATCTGGCCCTGAGATTTATGGATATAAGAAAGAGAGTGTACACCTTCCCTGAAATGGGTAGAAAAGCTCTGATGATTTCCGTTCCAACCTCAGCAGGTACAGGCTCTGAAGTTACTCCTTTTGCTGTTATTACAGATGACCAGACAGGCATCAAATATCCATTGGCTGACTACGAATTAACTCCCAATATTGCCATCATTGATGCAGAACTTATGGTCAATATGCCCAAAGGCCTTACTGCTGCTTCCGGTATCGATGCATTAACCCACGCCATTGAAGCTTATGTATCCATCCTTGCAACCGAGTTTACAAATGGATTAGCTTTGGAAGCTATTAAGCTGATTTTCACTTACCTCCCTCTAGCCTATAATGAGGGTGCCAATAATATTGAGGCCAGAGAAAAAATGGCTCATGCCTCAACGATAGCAGGCATGGCTTTTGCAAACGCATTCCTGGGAATATGTCATTCAATGGCTCATAAACTTGGAGCAATGCATCATGTGCCTCACGGTGTTGCAAACGGTATACTAATTGGAGAAGTAATCCGATTTAATGCAGTTGATAATCCAAGAAAACAAGCAGCATTTGCACAATACAAATATCCAAATGCAAAAGAGAGATATGCAGAAATCGCTGATTCACTGAAACTGGGTGGTAACAGCGTAGAAGAAAAAATTAATCTTCTACTGCAGGCCATCGAGGACTTGAAGAACAAGGTCAATATACCCAAGACTATAAGTGAAGCCGGTGTCCCAAGAGAAAAATTCTATGAAACCCTGGATGAAATGTGCGAATCTGCATTTGATGACCAATGTACAGGCGCCAATCCCAGATATCCTCTGATTTGTGAAATAAAGCAGATGTATATCAATGCATTCGAAGGTACTCCCGGTAAATTGAGTGATGAGTGTGATGAAATAGTCTGCGGAGATCAGACTCAAGGATTATAA
- a CDS encoding tRNA 2-thiocytidine(32) synthetase TtcA: MVSIQRILGQVRRAVQDYNMIEDGDRIAVGVSGGKDSMTLLTALRQLQNFYPKKFELEAISLTMGIGNADFTPVVEYCKQIGVNYTIEETLIGKIIFEVRNEKNPCSMCANLRRGALHNKAKMLGCNKVALGHHRDDAVETLLLSTFYEGRIHTFSPVTYLDRKDLFLIRPLIYTEEKQIKSVVKSESFPIVKSPCHVDGKTKRQYIKDLILELQKDNREIKSNLFGAIKRAEIDGWHE; encoded by the coding sequence GTGGTGTCTATACAGCGTATTTTAGGGCAAGTCAGACGGGCAGTTCAGGACTATAACATGATTGAAGATGGAGACAGAATTGCAGTTGGCGTAAGCGGCGGAAAAGATAGCATGACCCTTCTTACTGCACTAAGACAGCTTCAGAATTTCTATCCCAAAAAGTTTGAACTTGAGGCAATCAGTCTTACAATGGGTATAGGAAATGCCGATTTCACTCCGGTCGTCGAATATTGCAAACAAATAGGTGTTAATTATACTATTGAAGAAACTCTCATTGGCAAGATAATTTTTGAAGTAAGAAATGAAAAGAACCCTTGTTCTATGTGTGCAAATCTTAGAAGAGGAGCTCTCCATAATAAAGCAAAAATGCTTGGCTGCAATAAGGTTGCTCTGGGCCATCATAGGGACGATGCTGTTGAAACTCTGTTGCTCAGTACCTTCTATGAAGGAAGAATACATACTTTTTCTCCTGTGACTTATCTTGACAGGAAGGATTTATTCCTTATTCGTCCTCTTATTTATACTGAAGAAAAGCAAATAAAATCAGTTGTAAAGTCAGAGAGTTTTCCAATTGTAAAAAGTCCATGTCATGTAGATGGTAAAACGAAACGTCAGTATATTAAGGATTTAATTCTAGAACTCCAAAAGGATAACAGAGAAATTAAAAGTAACCTTTTTGGAGCAATAAAACGTGCGGAAATCGACGGATGGCACGAATAA
- a CDS encoding phosphodiester glycosidase family protein has protein sequence MNKYIRRSLALLVILTLLLTSFSNVFGAQQLISQTVEKQTVTSGVTLESYDRFTTSGWIKSYVLRVDLSDKNVKVDTLVNKKSVVGSSTVLNLAKNSGAIAAVNGSFFDFGPSGSGKSYTYGPVVSSGEVDLAATRDSKDTGTFSLNDVNEALFTYWNTKVELITPKGERKVAASYNRYNGNFNGMSIIDAKWGAKTPGATTKYPEWIEMVVEDGIVKEFNENKPGIDMPKSGFVVLGAGSHIQYLKDNFKVGDPVEYSITMNVDTSKMTMALTGGAMLVKDDKVLTSFSHNPVSPSTRAPRTAIGTSKDGKTLIIAAVDGKSSASIGMTQAELASYMHELGCANALNLDGGGSTTLVSREQGTTGLSVQNRPSDGSQRGVGASLGIFSVAPQGPVDSLYVTSYEDQVFVNTSRAFTARGMDKYMNPVNINTNDIKWSVSGVKGTFKSNVLYPTTAGEAVVTAKIGDHVVGTCPITVLESPTRLELNHDTLNINPGSSVTFSVKGWDKNGYTASIPPANIKWSTGGNVGKVSSSNVFTASKSGGTGYVAATVGSAVVSCPVSIRMSGLTKIIQDFNSTGIKLTTSPKSAKASYSLASNVYKSAKYSAKITYDFSTDLSVNKTAYLNLPNGGYTLESTTSKLGMWVYSSAKKPIWIGATVHDSKGNYSSEYFAKGITWTGWKYLEVSLDDLNTPKKVTNVFAVQPKNGKSSGTVYFDNLTMVYTGYPDVDMSKVPKTTVPKDDNYKDSSVLGADSMTFSVFGQSTAYTSSNKTQVDMLNKLAGRVSSSVDVSVLVGSNDGLTRSSIKVPQLSTTASYKSLDINGNRLIQLNTAKGGLRVTNTNEWLWFINQLDSFNGKNVFVFLKEDPLKFNDTKEGQLLKDTLTDFKKKTGKNVWVFYKGNSNSSYMDKGVKYVVTAGFDSYGFSDSNKGAAKYAVVKVKGTSVTYQFKSFN, from the coding sequence ATGAATAAATACATACGTAGAAGTCTTGCACTTTTAGTTATCTTAACTTTACTGCTGACATCTTTCAGCAATGTATTCGGAGCACAACAGCTTATAAGTCAAACTGTTGAAAAGCAGACAGTTACTTCGGGTGTGACTTTGGAAAGCTATGACCGCTTTACTACAAGCGGGTGGATTAAGTCATATGTTCTCAGAGTAGATTTGTCTGATAAAAACGTAAAGGTAGACACGCTGGTAAATAAAAAATCAGTGGTGGGTTCTTCAACTGTTTTGAATCTGGCAAAAAACAGCGGAGCTATTGCTGCAGTAAATGGCAGCTTTTTTGATTTCGGACCCAGTGGAAGCGGGAAAAGTTATACCTACGGTCCTGTTGTTTCTTCTGGAGAAGTTGATTTGGCAGCTACCAGAGACAGTAAGGACACCGGAACCTTTTCCCTTAACGATGTGAACGAAGCACTATTCACATACTGGAATACCAAAGTTGAACTTATCACTCCAAAGGGTGAAAGGAAAGTTGCCGCATCATATAACAGATACAACGGTAATTTTAACGGAATGTCTATAATAGATGCAAAATGGGGTGCTAAAACTCCCGGTGCCACAACTAAATATCCTGAATGGATTGAGATGGTAGTTGAGGACGGTATAGTAAAAGAGTTTAATGAAAACAAACCCGGTATTGATATGCCAAAAAGTGGTTTTGTCGTGTTAGGTGCAGGAAGTCATATTCAATATTTAAAAGACAATTTCAAGGTTGGTGATCCGGTTGAATACAGTATCACCATGAACGTTGATACAAGTAAAATGACAATGGCCCTTACAGGCGGAGCAATGCTTGTAAAGGATGATAAAGTTTTAACCTCTTTCTCTCACAATCCGGTGTCACCGAGTACAAGGGCGCCAAGAACCGCAATAGGAACATCAAAAGATGGGAAAACCCTGATTATTGCAGCTGTTGACGGAAAATCCAGTGCCAGTATAGGAATGACACAAGCAGAGCTTGCATCGTATATGCACGAACTTGGCTGTGCTAATGCATTGAATCTGGACGGAGGCGGCTCGACTACACTGGTATCCAGAGAACAGGGCACAACAGGCTTAAGCGTTCAAAATAGGCCTTCAGACGGTTCACAAAGAGGAGTAGGCGCATCTCTGGGAATTTTCTCGGTAGCACCCCAAGGGCCTGTGGATTCTCTTTACGTAACCTCATATGAGGATCAAGTATTTGTTAACACCTCCAGAGCTTTTACAGCAAGGGGCATGGATAAGTACATGAATCCTGTTAACATTAATACAAATGATATAAAATGGTCTGTATCGGGCGTGAAGGGTACTTTTAAAAGCAATGTACTATATCCTACCACAGCAGGAGAAGCCGTGGTTACAGCAAAAATAGGTGACCATGTAGTAGGAACATGTCCTATTACTGTATTAGAGTCACCAACCAGACTTGAACTCAATCATGACACACTTAACATTAATCCCGGAAGTTCGGTTACATTTTCCGTTAAAGGATGGGATAAAAACGGGTATACCGCAAGTATTCCCCCTGCAAACATTAAATGGAGCACAGGCGGAAATGTAGGTAAAGTTTCCTCATCAAACGTATTTACTGCAAGTAAAAGCGGAGGAACAGGCTATGTAGCTGCTACTGTAGGTTCAGCAGTTGTTTCATGTCCAGTATCTATTCGTATGTCGGGTTTAACTAAAATTATTCAAGACTTTAATTCAACAGGAATAAAACTGACAACCTCGCCAAAATCGGCTAAGGCATCTTATAGTTTAGCATCTAACGTATATAAGTCAGCAAAATACTCCGCAAAAATCACATATGATTTTTCCACTGACTTAAGTGTAAACAAAACAGCATATCTGAATCTGCCAAATGGAGGCTATACATTGGAATCCACCACCTCAAAACTTGGTATGTGGGTTTACAGTTCAGCCAAAAAACCAATTTGGATAGGGGCTACTGTCCACGATTCTAAAGGAAACTACAGTAGTGAGTATTTTGCAAAAGGAATCACCTGGACAGGATGGAAGTACCTTGAAGTATCTCTGGATGATTTGAACACACCTAAAAAAGTAACAAATGTATTTGCTGTCCAGCCTAAAAATGGAAAGTCTTCAGGAACAGTTTATTTTGATAACTTGACAATGGTTTACACAGGCTATCCTGATGTTGATATGTCAAAGGTTCCAAAAACAACGGTACCAAAAGATGATAATTATAAGGATAGTTCTGTATTAGGCGCCGATTCAATGACCTTTTCAGTATTTGGTCAGTCAACAGCATATACTTCATCCAACAAGACACAGGTTGATATGCTTAACAAATTGGCAGGACGAGTAAGCAGTTCTGTAGATGTCTCTGTACTGGTTGGCTCAAATGACGGGCTTACAAGAAGCAGTATAAAGGTTCCACAGTTGAGTACCACAGCAAGCTATAAGTCATTGGATATTAACGGTAACCGACTTATTCAACTGAATACTGCCAAAGGCGGCTTACGTGTAACAAACACAAATGAGTGGTTATGGTTTATTAATCAACTCGATTCCTTTAACGGCAAAAACGTATTTGTATTTCTCAAGGAAGATCCTTTGAAATTTAATGATACAAAAGAAGGACAGCTTCTAAAAGACACACTTACAGATTTTAAAAAGAAAACAGGAAAGAATGTATGGGTATTCTATAAAGGAAATTCCAATTCAAGTTATATGGACAAAGGTGTTAAATATGTAGTCACCGCAGGCTTTGATTCCTATGGCTTCAGTGACAGCAACAAGGGCGCTGCAAAGTATGCCGTTGTAAAAGTTAAGGGAACATCGGTAACATACCAGTTCAAATCATTTAATTAA
- the galU gene encoding UTP--glucose-1-phosphate uridylyltransferase GalU yields MKVRKAIIPAAGLGTRFLPATKAQPKEMIPIVDKPTIQYIVEEAVAAGIEDILIISGRNKRAIEDHFDKSYELEEELHRKGKQELLSVVQEISNIANIHYIRQKEAKGLGHAIYCAKSFIGNEPFAVMLGDDIVDSPVPCIKQLMDVYNEYQTTILGVQKVPLQDVTKYGVIGGTQIDERVYKVKGLVEKPEVEQAPSNIAILGRYIISPRIFEFLQTATPGKNGEIWLTDALQNLMEQEAMYAFDFEGDRYDVGDRIGFLKATVEFALKRDELKDDFTAFLKHKMDQLPE; encoded by the coding sequence ATGAAAGTACGAAAGGCGATAATACCTGCTGCCGGTCTTGGAACCAGATTTTTACCTGCAACCAAGGCACAACCTAAGGAAATGATACCTATAGTCGACAAACCTACTATACAATACATTGTTGAAGAAGCAGTTGCTGCGGGGATAGAGGATATACTTATTATCTCCGGAAGAAATAAAAGAGCAATTGAAGACCATTTTGATAAATCTTACGAATTGGAAGAGGAGCTCCATAGAAAAGGAAAACAGGAGCTGTTGAGTGTTGTACAGGAGATTTCAAATATTGCAAATATACACTACATAAGACAGAAGGAAGCAAAAGGCCTCGGACATGCTATTTATTGTGCTAAATCGTTTATCGGCAATGAGCCTTTTGCTGTCATGCTGGGTGACGATATAGTGGATTCTCCGGTACCATGTATTAAGCAGTTGATGGATGTATATAACGAATACCAGACTACTATCCTGGGAGTTCAAAAAGTACCCCTTCAGGATGTAACAAAATATGGTGTTATCGGTGGAACACAGATAGATGAAAGAGTATATAAGGTAAAAGGATTGGTTGAGAAACCGGAGGTTGAGCAGGCACCATCAAATATAGCTATACTGGGTAGGTATATTATTTCTCCCAGAATTTTTGAGTTCCTTCAAACTGCTACACCGGGTAAGAATGGTGAAATTTGGCTCACAGACGCATTGCAGAATTTGATGGAGCAGGAAGCAATGTATGCTTTTGATTTTGAAGGCGACAGGTATGATGTAGGCGACAGAATAGGATTTTTAAAGGCTACGGTAGAATTTGCTCTAAAAAGAGATGAATTAAAGGATGATTTTACAGCTTTCTTGAAACACAAAATGGATCAGCTTCCTGAATAA
- a CDS encoding ECF transporter S component produces MNSSRIRKMTTMGVLVAISVILIISPLKFPFPGAPFLVYDAADVAIIIGGFIFGPVEGVILTIVTALVQTLAVNTGGGWIGCVMHIVATSALVSTASIVYLKKKTLKSAVIGLILGSLAMTALMIPMNMIFYPLFAGTPVDAVIKMIVPALLPFNLMKAGINSVIALLLYKSAGRLLSQIALK; encoded by the coding sequence ATGAATAGCAGTAGAATCAGAAAAATGACAACAATGGGTGTATTGGTAGCAATTTCGGTAATTCTTATAATATCTCCTCTGAAATTTCCATTTCCCGGTGCACCGTTCCTTGTGTACGATGCGGCAGACGTAGCCATTATTATAGGAGGATTTATCTTTGGGCCTGTTGAAGGCGTTATCCTTACTATTGTAACAGCTCTTGTTCAAACACTGGCAGTTAATACCGGCGGCGGATGGATAGGCTGCGTTATGCATATTGTTGCTACGTCAGCTCTGGTAAGTACCGCTTCTATAGTTTATTTAAAGAAAAAAACTCTTAAAAGTGCTGTTATCGGTTTAATTCTAGGAAGTCTTGCAATGACTGCACTGATGATACCCATGAACATGATCTTTTATCCTTTGTTTGCAGGAACTCCGGTTGATGCTGTAATTAAAATGATTGTTCCGGCTCTGCTTCCTTTTAATTTAATGAAAGCAGGTATTAACTCAGTTATCGCCTTATTATTGTACAAATCTGCCGGCAGACTGTTATCCCAGATAGCCCTGAAATAA
- a CDS encoding glycoside hydrolase family 3 protein, whose amino-acid sequence MNFKRLERILLTSLLILSLCCCSNTTPNTHKAPNNTHISTDSGNNSGVMAIYDKEKSIKENIIAYIKKMTLEEKVGQMIMAEKDFITAQDVKTYSIGSVFAQGGSAPEENNPDGWRKMICTYKNAAKESRLSIPLLFAVDAVHGNNNMKDTVIYPHNIALGATRNGKLAREIGAAVADELNSIGVDWTFSPCVAVSNDIRWGRDYECFSETSDLVTMMSTPFITALQEKGIIACAKHYVADGAVEFGSGMNGLLDRGNTNISTEELKDKYISVYKDAVKAGVKSIMVSYSSVKGRKNHSERDLIEYKLKQDIGFQGVVISDYEGVEYLDGNSLYVKIANAVNAGIDVLMEGKRWKESYKCLLEAASEKRQDINMDRIDEAVFRILRVKMESDKFDEKGDRTNKDYDIRQNSNIQIAEQAVKESLVLLKNKKNILPLKKSAKVAVVGPASNNIGVQCGGWTKTWQGGLDVGDKRWMGGTTILDGFKEMADEGRGVIITDPAKIKDADVVVAVLGEHPYAEGRGDEKTLGLSEGLAFSENAHTLKIAYESKKPVVVIIVSGRPRIITSEINKWDALVEAWLPGTEGGAVAPVIYGDNCNFKGRLPVSWPKSAEQLPITIEKLDNNEEYDALFQYGFSLKYSN is encoded by the coding sequence TTGAACTTTAAAAGACTGGAAAGAATACTTCTGACCTCTTTATTAATATTATCACTATGCTGCTGCAGTAATACTACACCTAATACACATAAGGCTCCAAACAACACTCATATTTCCACAGACAGCGGAAATAATTCAGGAGTAATGGCAATATACGACAAAGAAAAATCAATCAAGGAAAATATAATTGCATATATAAAAAAGATGACACTGGAGGAAAAAGTAGGTCAGATGATTATGGCGGAAAAGGACTTTATTACCGCTCAGGATGTTAAAACCTACTCAATAGGGTCTGTTTTTGCCCAAGGGGGTTCAGCTCCGGAAGAAAATAACCCGGATGGTTGGAGAAAAATGATATGTACATATAAAAATGCGGCTAAAGAGTCAAGGTTATCGATACCTCTCTTATTTGCCGTAGATGCCGTTCATGGTAACAACAACATGAAGGATACCGTTATATATCCTCACAATATTGCCTTGGGAGCTACTCGTAACGGGAAACTTGCAAGGGAAATTGGAGCAGCCGTGGCAGATGAATTAAATTCAATAGGCGTTGATTGGACATTTTCCCCGTGTGTTGCAGTAAGCAACGATATAAGATGGGGGAGGGATTATGAGTGTTTCAGTGAGACCTCAGATCTTGTGACTATGATGTCAACTCCTTTTATAACAGCTCTTCAGGAAAAGGGCATAATTGCATGTGCAAAGCATTACGTGGCAGACGGAGCAGTTGAATTTGGCTCAGGCATGAATGGACTGCTTGATCGTGGAAATACCAATATCAGCACAGAGGAACTTAAAGATAAATATATATCTGTATATAAAGATGCAGTTAAAGCCGGCGTTAAATCAATTATGGTCTCATACAGCAGTGTAAAGGGTAGGAAAAATCACTCTGAAAGAGACCTTATAGAATACAAACTTAAGCAGGATATTGGCTTTCAGGGAGTAGTAATCAGTGACTATGAGGGTGTTGAATATCTGGATGGCAACAGCCTTTATGTAAAAATAGCAAATGCTGTGAATGCCGGAATAGACGTATTAATGGAAGGGAAACGGTGGAAGGAGTCCTATAAATGTTTACTGGAGGCAGCAAGTGAGAAGCGGCAGGATATAAATATGGATAGGATAGATGAAGCAGTTTTCAGGATACTAAGAGTAAAAATGGAGTCAGACAAATTTGACGAAAAAGGTGATAGGACAAATAAAGATTATGATATCAGGCAGAATTCCAATATTCAAATTGCGGAACAGGCTGTGAAGGAATCATTGGTTCTTCTGAAAAATAAAAAGAACATACTTCCTCTCAAAAAATCAGCAAAAGTTGCAGTTGTTGGACCAGCCTCAAATAATATAGGTGTACAATGCGGCGGTTGGACAAAGACATGGCAAGGTGGATTGGATGTCGGAGATAAGAGATGGATGGGCGGTACAACTATTCTGGATGGATTTAAGGAAATGGCAGATGAAGGAAGAGGTGTTATAATCACCGATCCTGCAAAAATAAAGGATGCGGATGTGGTTGTCGCAGTTTTAGGAGAACACCCTTATGCTGAAGGAAGAGGCGATGAAAAAACGCTGGGATTAAGCGAAGGGCTGGCTTTTAGTGAAAATGCCCATACACTGAAAATTGCATATGAATCAAAGAAACCCGTAGTTGTCATTATTGTATCGGGGAGACCGAGGATAATCACAAGTGAGATTAATAAATGGGATGCCCTGGTTGAGGCATGGTTACCCGGCACAGAAGGAGGGGCGGTTGCACCGGTTATTTACGGAGATAACTGCAATTTCAAAGGACGACTACCTGTGAGTTGGCCTAAATCAGCTGAACAACTTCCCATTACAATTGAAAAGTTGGATAACAATGAAGAATATGATGCTCTTTTTCAATACGGATTTAGTTTAAAATATTCAAATTAA
- a CDS encoding TraB/GumN family protein — protein MRRLLPFITLILIICLTLASSASTEALPAENNHISMWKVTNQNDTSERNITYLVGSLSITDKSIFPLNAQLEKVYSECSKIIVETDMTKTTQDQTVTALLKYGLLSKTTIDKVLTKEQYTKADNLIKKYTQNKKSLAAYKNFMPWVIENLISSLAISNSQNFLQNPVSSYFVAKAKKDGKSIVEIESPDLQLSRLSSMSYSLQGSLLENTINVVEKESETVKNATALWKEGNIEGLSELYSFDKAFRTTVTQKTYECIIKNLKSGGKYFAVADISMLAGKNGVINMLKEKGYKVEQL, from the coding sequence ATGAGAAGATTACTACCCTTTATTACCTTAATACTTATTATATGCCTTACTTTGGCATCTTCAGCTTCTACTGAAGCCCTTCCTGCCGAGAATAACCATATAAGCATGTGGAAAGTTACAAATCAAAATGATACCTCGGAAAGAAATATTACATACCTTGTGGGATCATTATCAATTACAGACAAAAGCATATTCCCTTTAAATGCACAACTCGAAAAGGTATACAGTGAATGTTCAAAAATAATTGTAGAAACTGATATGACAAAAACTACACAGGACCAAACCGTAACAGCCCTATTAAAATATGGGCTGCTATCAAAAACAACCATAGATAAGGTGTTAACAAAGGAACAGTATACCAAAGCAGACAACCTTATAAAAAAGTATACTCAAAATAAGAAATCACTTGCTGCTTACAAGAATTTTATGCCCTGGGTAATAGAAAACCTAATTTCTAGTCTTGCAATTAGCAACTCACAAAATTTTTTACAAAACCCTGTTTCCTCATATTTTGTAGCAAAGGCAAAGAAAGACGGAAAGTCAATAGTTGAAATTGAATCTCCTGATTTACAGCTAAGCAGGCTTAGCTCAATGTCATACTCTCTTCAAGGTTCACTACTTGAGAATACAATTAACGTTGTAGAAAAGGAGTCTGAAACTGTAAAAAATGCAACGGCGTTATGGAAAGAAGGTAACATCGAGGGCCTTAGCGAGCTATATTCATTTGACAAGGCCTTTCGAACAACAGTAACCCAAAAAACCTATGAATGCATTATTAAAAATTTAAAATCCGGTGGTAAATATTTTGCCGTAGCTGACATTTCGATGCTGGCAGGAAAGAATGGTGTTATCAATATGCTTAAGGAAAAAGGCTATAAAGTAGAACAGCTGTAG